Within Thermococcus sp. Bubb.Bath, the genomic segment AGCTCCTCCAGAGCGGCTTTCTCTGCAAATATTATGCGGAGTACGCTGGGATAAGCGAGGAGGCATGCAGATCGATTTACTCCGTCCAGCGGCACAGGGGGGAGGTGCTTGAGGAGCTGGCGCTTGCCCTTCGCAGACTCCTGGAGATTGGGGGTTTTGGGAAGTTGATCCCGGAGGTCAGAAGCAACTTTGCCTATGCCCTTAACACGCCTTCTTCCAATGGAGACGTCGCGGCGGTTCCGGGGAGAATAACCGTGGTCAAAGGAAAGCCCTTCGCACTGCCCCCGGAGTTCGGAGTGAGCAACTTCACCGCGGGGCTCCTCGTTGAGATTGGGAAGATCAGGCCAGAGGTCAGGAGCGTGTTAAATATCCGGGCTGGGGGTGACGTCGAGGCGGCCCTTAAGAGGGCCGGGATGAAGGCCGTCAGGGTTAAGACTGGGGGATTGCCCGAAGAGGAGGCCATTAGAAGGATAGCGGAGGTCTTCAGGGATGCCCCCCACGATGCCGTCGTGGATGAGGGCGGCCACGGGGTCGAGCCCATGGTCTACCTCTTCGGAGAGGGTCCCTTTGACGTAGTTGATAAGCTCAGAAAGCTGGTGGAAGCCCTTGAGAACGAAAAGGCGGAATGATGTCCTACTGGTCGCATATCTTCTCCTCTTGCTCCTCCTCAATCTCTCCCCATGGATTCCCCGGTCTCCAGTGGATAACGGTGATAAAATAGCCCACTTCTTAATGTTCCTTCTGCTCGGACTGATAGGCTCTGCCAGATGGGTCTACCTCCTTCCGCTGCCGTTCGTGGAGTTCCTCCAGATTCTCGTCCCGGAGAGGACTTTCTCGCTCCTCGACTTCGCCGCAAACCTAATAGGCTTCACATCCGGAGTTCTACTCGGGTGGTGGCATGAAGGTTCACACAGAAAAACTCCGCTTCTCAACAGAGGGGGAGATTGATCTCGTGGACATAACCCACGAAGTGGAGAGGGTCGTTGAGGAGTCTGGAATAAGGAACGGTCAGGTTCTCGTCTTCGTGCCCGGCGCTACTGGGGCTATAGTAACGATAGAACATGAGAGCGGCCTTCTGGAGGACTTCAAGAGGGCTTTGAAGGAACTGATACCGAAGGGTGCGGGCTACCTTCACGACAGGATAGACGACAACGCCCACAGCCACCTGAGGGCAACCCTCCTTGGAGCGAGCGAGTGCTTTCCGGTTGTCGATGGGAGACTGGTGAGGGGAACTTGGCAGCAGATATTCTTCGTTGAGCTCGATGTCAGGCCGAGGCACAGGCGCGTTGTGGTGCAGGTTACTGGGGAGTGAGCTCTCTTTTA encodes:
- a CDS encoding thiamine-phosphate synthase family protein, whose product is MKTPALYIAEELMPFLRAKLAEFLYSGGMTQAEIGEYLGLTQAMVSKYLAGKYRSPPGPVAERLIAIAEEGARFILYGGSKEDAIVLISRRLVELLQSGFLCKYYAEYAGISEEACRSIYSVQRHRGEVLEELALALRRLLEIGGFGKLIPEVRSNFAYALNTPSSNGDVAAVPGRITVVKGKPFALPPEFGVSNFTAGLLVEIGKIRPEVRSVLNIRAGGDVEAALKRAGMKAVRVKTGGLPEEEAIRRIAEVFRDAPHDAVVDEGGHGVEPMVYLFGEGPFDVVDKLRKLVEALENEKAE
- a CDS encoding VanZ family protein, whose protein sequence is MRTKRRNDVLLVAYLLLLLLLNLSPWIPRSPVDNGDKIAHFLMFLLLGLIGSARWVYLLPLPFVEFLQILVPERTFSLLDFAANLIGFTSGVLLGWWHEGSHRKTPLLNRGGD
- a CDS encoding secondary thiamine-phosphate synthase enzyme YjbQ; this encodes MKVHTEKLRFSTEGEIDLVDITHEVERVVEESGIRNGQVLVFVPGATGAIVTIEHESGLLEDFKRALKELIPKGAGYLHDRIDDNAHSHLRATLLGASECFPVVDGRLVRGTWQQIFFVELDVRPRHRRVVVQVTGE